From the genome of Acidihalobacter aeolianus:
CAGCCAGCATTGACACCAAGGCCCGGGCCGCCGAGCTGCTCGCCACACCCATCGAAGACGCCGCCAAACGCATGACCTATGCCCTCGTCGGCGGGCACAAAATCCTCAGTTGCGGCAACGGCGGCTCGGCGGGCGATGCCCAGCACTTCTCCTCCGAGATGCTAAACCGCTTCGAACGCGAACGCCGCGGGCTGCCCGCGATTGCACTCACCACCGATACCTCCACCCTGACCTCGATCGCCAACGACTACAGCTACGACCAGGTGTTCGCCCGTCAGGTGCGTGCGCTGGGCGGTCCCGGCGACCTGTTGCTCGCCATCTCCACCTCCGGCAACTCACCCAACGTGGTCGAAGCCGCGCGCGCCGCCCACGAGCAGGGTATGCACGTGATCGCCCTGACCGGCCGCGGTGGCGGGCACTTGCACGATGGTCTCGCGCACGACGACATCGAAATCTGCGTGCCCTCGGAAAGCACCGCGCGCATTCAGGAAGTCCACCTGCTGGTCATCCATTGCCTCTGCGATCTGATCGACCGGCAGCTGTTCGGAGAGGTCTGACCCCATGTCCCTGCCTCGCCCGATGCTCGACGCACTTGCGGAGCTGCTGCCGGCAGAGGACCTGCTCACCGAGGCCGGCGACTGCTGGACCTACGGCTACGACAACTCCAAGCGCCACGCGCCCCCGGATGCAGTGGCCTTCCCGCGCGAGCACGACCAGATTGTTGCCCTGGTCCGTCTGTGCAACGAGCACCGCGTGCCGATCACCCCGCGCGGACGGGGCACCGGCACGACCGGTGCCACTGTGCCTTTGCGGGGCGGCCTGGTGCTGAGCCTGGAACGCATGGACCGCATCATCCGGGTCGACCCGGACAACCGGCTTCTGATCGCGCAACCCGGGGTCACCAATCTGGCCGTGCAGCAGGCCGCTGCGGAACACGGATTTTTCTGGCCTCCCGACCCGACCAGTGCGGCGGCCTGCACGTTGGGCGGCAACCTCGCCTACAACTCTGCAGGCCCGCGCGCGGTCAAGTACGGCACCCCGCGCGAGAATACCCTGGGCCTGCGCGCGGTCACCGGGGCCGGCGACAGCATCCGCACCGGCGTCATGACCACCAAGGGCGTGGTCGGCTACGACCTGACGCGCCTGATCATCGGCTCGGAAGGCACGCTGGCGATCATCACCGAGGCCGCACTCAAGCTCACCCCTAAACCTGCCGCCAAACGTACCCTGCAGGCGGTCTACGCCGACATGACGGCCGCCGCGCACGCCGTCGCCGCGATCATGGCCCAGCCGGTGGTTCCTTGCGCCCTCGAATTCATCGATGGTGCCGCCATCGAGATGATCCGCAGCTATTCGAAAGCGGAACTGCCCGCGGCAGCCGGCGCCC
Proteins encoded in this window:
- a CDS encoding phosphoheptose isomerase, with the protein product MNERIRQHFAASIDTKARAAELLATPIEDAAKRMTYALVGGHKILSCGNGGSAGDAQHFSSEMLNRFERERRGLPAIALTTDTSTLTSIANDYSYDQVFARQVRALGGPGDLLLAISTSGNSPNVVEAARAAHEQGMHVIALTGRGGGHLHDGLAHDDIEICVPSESTARIQEVHLLVIHCLCDLIDRQLFGEV
- a CDS encoding FAD-binding oxidoreductase — translated: MSLPRPMLDALAELLPAEDLLTEAGDCWTYGYDNSKRHAPPDAVAFPREHDQIVALVRLCNEHRVPITPRGRGTGTTGATVPLRGGLVLSLERMDRIIRVDPDNRLLIAQPGVTNLAVQQAAAEHGFFWPPDPTSAAACTLGGNLAYNSAGPRAVKYGTPRENTLGLRAVTGAGDSIRTGVMTTKGVVGYDLTRLIIGSEGTLAIITEAALKLTPKPAAKRTLQAVYADMTAAAHAVAAIMAQPVVPCALEFIDGAAIEMIRSYSKAELPAAAGALLMIEVDGAPASLDEAVGEVMRAADVEGCLSAKVAGSQQEVEALWATRKALSPALRTVAPKKINEDVVVPVSHIPSLIDGLRTLGRRHDITIVNFGHAGNGNIHVNLLIDPDDPRQAAAAEACLQEVFELVLSLEGTLSGEHGIGLVKRDFVSLEIDAATLALMRGIKHEFDPLGLLNPDKALPGAAT